A window of Psychroflexus sp. ALD_RP9 contains these coding sequences:
- a CDS encoding PfkB family carbohydrate kinase, translating to MSKLLIVGTVAFDAIETPFGKTDKILGGAATYIGLSAANFKAKSAIVSVVGDDFPQEHINLLQRNNINLEGLEVVNGGDTFFWSGRYHNDMNTRDTLDTQLNVLADFQPVVPNDFKNADIVMLGNLHPAVQLSVINQVDKPKLIVLDTMNFWMDTTLDLLKEVIGKVDVITINDEEARQLSGEYSLVKAARIISEMGPKYVVIKKGEHGALLFHGNEMFFAPALPLEEVFDPTGAGDTFAGGFTGYLAETKDTSFENMKNAIIYGSNLASFCVEKFGTEKMQELDIKAVNDRLKQFKSLTQFEINLT from the coding sequence ATGAGTAAATTATTAATAGTTGGTACAGTTGCCTTTGATGCTATCGAAACCCCATTTGGCAAAACTGATAAAATCTTAGGTGGTGCAGCCACTTATATAGGTTTAAGTGCCGCAAATTTTAAAGCTAAAAGCGCAATTGTGTCAGTTGTTGGTGATGATTTTCCGCAAGAACATATAAATTTATTACAACGCAATAATATTAACCTAGAAGGTTTAGAAGTTGTTAACGGTGGTGATACATTTTTTTGGAGCGGTCGTTATCATAATGACATGAACACGCGAGACACTTTAGATACGCAACTTAACGTTTTAGCCGACTTTCAACCAGTTGTCCCAAATGATTTTAAAAATGCAGATATTGTCATGCTAGGCAACTTACATCCAGCAGTCCAATTATCAGTCATTAATCAAGTCGATAAACCTAAACTTATTGTACTTGACACGATGAATTTTTGGATGGATACCACACTTGACCTACTTAAAGAAGTGATAGGAAAAGTTGATGTTATTACCATTAACGATGAAGAAGCGCGCCAACTTTCAGGTGAATATTCTTTAGTTAAAGCTGCCCGAATTATTAGTGAAATGGGACCAAAATATGTAGTGATTAAAAAAGGAGAGCATGGCGCATTATTGTTTCATGGTAATGAAATGTTCTTTGCTCCTGCATTACCACTTGAAGAAGTGTTTGATCCTACTGGCGCTGGCGATACTTTTGCTGGCGGATTTACTGGTTATTTAGCTGAGACTAAAGACACCTCGTTCGAGAATATGAAAAATGCTATTATTTATGGTTCTAATTTAGCTTCATTTTGTGTTGAAAAATTCGGAACCGAAAAAATGCAAGAACTGGATATAAAAGCTGTGAACGATCGCTTAAAACAATTTAAGTCGCTCACACAATTTGAAATAAATTTAACCTAA
- a CDS encoding ATP-dependent zinc protease: MSKKIIGRRDIADFPNLGLAHVDIKIDTGAYTSSIHCDQIEEINNELHCRFLNPKDKQSNHKHLVFKDYKHIKVKSSNGIVQHRYQIKSTIQLFGKTYKISLSLADRSSMKNPVLIGRKFLNKKFIVDTDLEYLSHNTTHHEH; this comes from the coding sequence ATGAGTAAAAAAATAATTGGTAGACGTGATATTGCAGATTTTCCAAACCTTGGGTTAGCACATGTTGATATAAAAATTGATACTGGCGCCTACACATCATCTATACATTGTGACCAAATTGAAGAAATTAACAATGAGTTACATTGTCGTTTCCTTAACCCAAAAGATAAACAAAGCAACCATAAACATCTTGTTTTTAAAGACTATAAGCATATAAAAGTTAAAAGCAGTAATGGTATTGTGCAACACCGTTATCAAATAAAATCGACCATACAATTATTTGGAAAAACCTATAAAATTTCACTTTCTTTGGCCGACAGATCAAGCATGAAAAATCCAGTTTTAATAGGTCGTAAATTTTTGAATAAAAAATTTATAGTCGATACAGATTTAGAATATTTATCACACAACACTACACATCATGAACATTAG
- a CDS encoding succinylglutamate desuccinylase/aspartoacylase family protein, translating to MPHIDEQNVLHILGEEVLPGQKARINFNTAKLYTNTTVEVPVIIRRAKRKGPVVLITAGIHGDEINGVEIVRQVIAKGINTPRIGTIICIPVINVFGFLNQSRQFPDGRDLNRMFPGTKKGSLASRLAYQFVEEILPVANYCLDFHTGGASRFNAAQIRISQHKPELKHLASIFNAPFTIYSKTLKNSYRSICEKKNIPILLFEGGKSIDKNSDITRYGVEGVKRILKHLNMLKSGFSITTLNEYSTFISKTKWMRAKYSGMFHSEIPIGKYVEKGEIIAFITDAYGSLRYKVKATNNGYIINVNQSPIVYQGDAIFHISTELN from the coding sequence ATGCCGCATATAGACGAGCAAAATGTCTTGCATATTCTTGGCGAAGAAGTTTTACCTGGGCAAAAAGCACGTATCAATTTTAATACAGCCAAGCTTTACACTAACACAACGGTAGAAGTTCCTGTTATTATTAGGCGTGCTAAACGTAAAGGTCCAGTAGTTTTAATCACCGCTGGCATTCACGGCGACGAAATTAATGGCGTAGAAATTGTCCGTCAAGTTATCGCTAAAGGAATCAACACACCACGGATCGGAACCATTATTTGTATCCCTGTAATTAATGTATTTGGATTTTTAAACCAATCAAGACAATTTCCAGATGGTCGCGATTTAAACCGCATGTTTCCTGGGACAAAAAAAGGCTCTTTAGCCAGCCGACTCGCCTATCAATTTGTTGAAGAAATTTTACCCGTTGCTAATTATTGTCTAGACTTTCACACCGGTGGCGCCAGCCGATTTAATGCAGCACAAATTCGAATTTCGCAGCACAAACCTGAATTAAAGCATTTAGCTAGCATTTTTAATGCACCATTTACCATTTACTCTAAAACTTTAAAAAACTCGTACCGTTCAATTTGTGAGAAAAAAAATATTCCTATTCTATTATTTGAAGGTGGCAAATCAATCGATAAAAATAGTGATATTACAAGATACGGAGTTGAAGGTGTCAAGCGTATATTAAAACATCTTAATATGCTAAAAAGTGGTTTTAGTATAACAACTTTAAATGAATACAGCACTTTTATAAGCAAAACTAAATGGATGCGGGCTAAATATAGCGGCATGTTTCACAGCGAAATCCCTATTGGTAAGTACGTCGAAAAAGGCGAAATCATAGCTTTTATTACCGATGCTTACGGCAGTTTGCGTTATAAGGTTAAAGCCACAAATAATGGTTATATTATCAATGTAAACCAATCGCCTATCGTTTATCAAGGCGATGCTATATTTCATATTTCAACCGAGTTAAATTAA
- a CDS encoding amidophosphoribosyltransferase codes for MSELIKHECGIAQLRLLKPLSFYKEKYGTAFYGINKMYLMMEKQHNRGQDGAGFASVKLDVAPGHRYISRVRSNAAQPIQDIFGTINQRINQGLEDNPALKDNVGLQKENLPYLGEVYLGHVRYGTFGKNSIESVHPFLRQNNWMHRNLILAGNFNMTNVTELFQNLVALGQHPKEKADTVTVMEKIGHFLDSEVRKLYKKLKSEGFNKQQASPHIVEKIKLHKILRKASKDWDGGYAMAGMLGHGDAFVLRDPNGIRPAYYYKDDEIVVIASERPVIQTAFNVDYDDVKELDPGHAIITKKSGEVSFKQILEPRERKACSFERIYFSRGSDAEIYTERKKLGSLLMPEVLKAIDFDTLNSVFSYIPNTAETSFYGMVEAAQDELNRQKNEAILKEKNQLTDDRLSEILAYRLRTEKIAVKDAKLRTFITEDSSRDDLVAHVYDVTYGVVKPTDNLVVIDDSIVRGTTLKKSILKMLDRLSPKHIIIVSSAPQIRYPDCYGIDMAKLEDFVAFRAALALHKDQQTYDQVMGEVYANCVAEKDLPSHEVTNHVKAVYKGFSAKEISAKIAELLSDDSINAKVSVIYQSIENLHEACPKNLGDWYFTGNYPTPGGNKVVNKAFMNFYEGKSDRAY; via the coding sequence ATGAGCGAATTAATTAAACACGAATGTGGTATCGCACAATTGCGATTACTAAAACCACTGAGCTTTTACAAAGAAAAATACGGCACAGCGTTTTATGGTATCAATAAAATGTATTTAATGATGGAAAAGCAGCACAATCGCGGTCAAGATGGTGCTGGTTTTGCAAGTGTGAAGTTAGATGTAGCGCCTGGTCACCGTTACATTAGTCGTGTACGCTCTAATGCAGCACAGCCTATTCAAGATATTTTTGGTACAATTAACCAACGTATTAATCAAGGTTTAGAAGACAATCCAGCTTTAAAAGATAATGTTGGCCTGCAAAAAGAAAATTTACCTTATTTAGGAGAAGTTTATTTAGGTCATGTTCGTTATGGCACTTTTGGTAAAAATAGTATCGAAAGCGTTCATCCTTTTTTACGTCAAAACAACTGGATGCATCGTAATTTAATTTTAGCTGGAAACTTCAACATGACCAATGTAACTGAGTTATTTCAGAATTTAGTTGCACTAGGTCAGCATCCAAAAGAAAAGGCAGATACAGTAACTGTAATGGAAAAGATTGGCCATTTTCTTGATTCTGAAGTTCGTAAACTCTACAAAAAACTAAAATCTGAAGGTTTTAACAAACAACAAGCCTCACCACATATTGTCGAGAAAATTAAGTTACATAAAATACTTCGCAAAGCTTCAAAAGATTGGGATGGTGGTTATGCTATGGCTGGTATGTTAGGTCATGGCGATGCGTTTGTATTAAGAGACCCAAACGGTATTAGACCAGCTTATTATTATAAAGACGATGAAATTGTGGTAATTGCATCTGAACGTCCAGTGATTCAAACTGCTTTTAATGTTGATTATGATGACGTGAAAGAACTAGACCCAGGTCATGCCATCATTACTAAAAAAAGTGGTGAAGTGAGCTTTAAACAAATTCTAGAACCACGTGAACGAAAAGCTTGCTCGTTTGAGCGCATTTATTTTTCCCGTGGAAGTGATGCTGAGATTTATACTGAACGTAAAAAATTAGGATCGCTGCTGATGCCAGAAGTTTTAAAAGCCATAGATTTTGATACCTTAAACTCTGTTTTCTCATACATCCCAAACACAGCTGAAACCTCATTTTATGGAATGGTTGAAGCGGCACAAGACGAATTGAATCGGCAGAAAAATGAAGCCATTTTAAAAGAAAAAAATCAACTAACAGACGATCGTTTATCTGAAATTTTAGCCTATCGTCTACGCACTGAAAAAATAGCGGTTAAAGATGCTAAACTGCGTACATTTATTACAGAAGATAGTAGCCGAGACGATTTAGTAGCTCATGTTTATGATGTAACTTATGGTGTTGTAAAACCAACCGATAATTTAGTGGTTATTGATGATAGTATTGTTCGAGGTACAACGCTTAAGAAAAGTATTTTAAAAATGTTAGATCGGTTAAGTCCGAAACACATCATCATTGTATCATCAGCACCACAAATTAGATATCCTGATTGTTATGGTATTGATATGGCTAAATTAGAAGATTTTGTGGCCTTTAGAGCTGCACTAGCTTTACACAAAGACCAACAAACTTACGATCAAGTCATGGGTGAAGTTTATGCTAATTGTGTTGCTGAGAAAGATTTGCCAAGCCATGAAGTGACCAATCATGTAAAAGCGGTTTATAAAGGTTTTAGCGCAAAAGAAATATCAGCTAAAATAGCCGAATTATTAAGTGATGATAGTATTAATGCTAAAGTAAGCGTTATATACCAAAGCATAGAAAACCTTCATGAAGCTTGTCCTAAAAATTTAGGAGATTGGTATTTTACAGGAAATTACCCAACGCCAGGTGGCAATAAAGTGGTTAATAAAGCGTTTATGAATTTTTATGAAGGCAAGAGTGACCGCGCTTACTAA
- a CDS encoding NAD(P)/FAD-dependent oxidoreductase: MNLSYWEQQSWFSKVDYCVIGSGIVGLNCALALRQKYPKAKILVLERGQLPQGASTKNAGFACYGSVSELLADLEHHTEEEVFNLVNQRYRGLELLRNTLGDKAIDYQQYGGFEVFLNCDQKSFEECYHQLKPLNELLHPIFKTDVFQLKPNTFNFKSCLPELIQHQLEGQIDTGKMMQQLLQKVQSEGVLVLNSAEVLSVSAEVSSVKIQLPNLEFTAQHTFVATNAFAKDLLEVEVTPARNQVLVTQPIHNLQLKGCFHLDEGYLYFRNIHNRILLGGARNLAPGTETTTDFKLTKLIQTALESLLKEVILPDQDVEITQRWSGILGVGQQKKPMVKSVSNNLHCAFRLGGMGIAIGSQVGRDLAYLIK, translated from the coding sequence ATGAATTTATCGTATTGGGAGCAGCAGTCCTGGTTTTCTAAGGTCGATTATTGTGTGATTGGTAGCGGCATTGTTGGCTTAAATTGTGCCTTAGCTTTACGCCAAAAATACCCAAAGGCTAAAATTCTTGTACTTGAACGTGGCCAATTACCACAAGGCGCGAGTACTAAAAACGCAGGTTTTGCCTGTTATGGAAGTGTGAGTGAACTCTTAGCCGATTTAGAACATCATACCGAAGAAGAGGTTTTCAATTTGGTTAACCAACGTTATCGAGGCTTAGAGTTGTTGCGAAATACATTAGGCGATAAAGCCATCGATTATCAACAATATGGCGGTTTTGAAGTCTTTTTAAATTGTGACCAAAAGAGTTTTGAAGAATGCTATCATCAATTGAAGCCATTAAATGAGTTGTTACATCCTATTTTTAAAACCGATGTGTTTCAATTGAAGCCTAACACCTTCAATTTTAAATCCTGCCTACCCGAATTAATTCAACATCAGTTAGAAGGCCAAATTGATACAGGAAAAATGATGCAGCAATTACTTCAAAAAGTGCAATCTGAAGGAGTTTTAGTTTTAAATTCAGCTGAGGTTTTAAGTGTTTCAGCTGAAGTTTCTTCTGTAAAAATTCAACTTCCCAACCTAGAATTTACAGCACAACATACCTTTGTAGCGACTAATGCTTTTGCAAAAGATTTGCTTGAAGTTGAGGTCACGCCTGCTAGAAATCAAGTTTTAGTCACCCAACCCATTCATAATTTACAACTCAAAGGATGTTTTCATTTAGATGAAGGTTATTTGTATTTCAGAAATATTCATAATCGTATTTTACTCGGTGGTGCTAGAAATTTAGCCCCAGGAACCGAAACAACAACAGACTTTAAGCTTACAAAACTCATACAAACCGCGCTTGAATCATTGTTAAAAGAGGTAATTTTGCCAGATCAAGATGTAGAAATTACCCAACGTTGGAGTGGAATTTTAGGTGTTGGGCAACAAAAAAAACCGATGGTTAAATCGGTTTCAAATAACTTGCATTGTGCCTTTAGATTGGGCGGAATGGGCATTGCCATTGGTAGCCAAGTCGGTCGAGATTTAGCTTATTTAATTAAGTAG
- a CDS encoding TerB family tellurite resistance protein, with translation MSTTDIYDLQSPSTNLNHFANLVNLAATDGTITDLEKGLLKRFARKLNITEHDYAKVISNPAKYPVEGISSREKRLEHLFDLFKIIYVDGVMDDAEAVLLKRYAIGLGFNEATAGEVLNKSMVLFSGAFSFETYLNFIDGKF, from the coding sequence ATGTCAACAACTGATATTTACGATTTACAAAGCCCGTCAACTAATCTTAATCATTTTGCCAATTTGGTGAATCTAGCAGCTACAGACGGCACAATAACCGATTTAGAAAAAGGTTTACTCAAACGATTTGCCCGAAAGCTAAACATTACAGAGCATGATTATGCCAAAGTCATAAGCAATCCTGCTAAGTATCCTGTTGAAGGTATCAGCTCTCGCGAAAAACGATTAGAGCATTTATTTGACTTGTTTAAAATTATTTATGTTGATGGCGTGATGGATGATGCCGAAGCGGTTTTATTGAAGCGTTACGCGATTGGACTTGGTTTTAACGAAGCTACAGCTGGTGAAGTTTTAAATAAATCAATGGTTTTATTTAGTGGTGCTTTTAGTTTTGAAACTTACTTGAATTTTATTGATGGTAAATTTTAA
- a CDS encoding putative signal transducing protein, with translation MDKIRVYSSKNEIEANCIVLALEEQGIVPHMINKTDSAHAKLFGYIEVYVDNNHQAKAEQVIKDYFK, from the coding sequence ATGGATAAAATACGTGTGTATAGTTCGAAAAATGAGATTGAAGCCAACTGTATTGTGCTTGCTTTAGAAGAGCAAGGTATTGTTCCACATATGATTAATAAAACCGATTCTGCACACGCCAAATTGTTTGGTTATATTGAAGTTTACGTAGACAATAATCACCAAGCAAAAGCTGAACAAGTAATTAAAGATTACTTTAAATAA
- a CDS encoding M14 metallopeptidase family protein, with amino-acid sequence MKSVFCIGLAFILSQFSFAQDHQLDYFLPTTVSYNSEIPKPSEVLGFVPGDWHASHDQVVQYMYALAEASPRISIENRGFTYEKRPLILLTVTSTNNHKQLDNIKSKRQVLIDNTLNNANFEELPIVVNQGFSVHGNEPSGVNSALILVYYLAAAEGEDIERLLDETIILLDPSFNPDGIQRFAHWTNSNRSLHVNPDPQDREFDETWPGGRTNHYWFDLNRDWLPVQLPESQARIATFYEWRPNVLTDHHEMGSNSTFFFQPGIQERTNPLTPQLNQDLTAKIGEFHAEALDSIGSLYYSKESFDDFYYGKGSTFPDINGSIGILFEQASSRGSAQETDNGILEFKFTIKNQFTTALSTLKAAVNLKPELLKLQDQFYYNAFKNAEKGYYIFGNENNPFLTEELAKVLQQHQIKLQHLASPVEVNGTKFTPETSLVIPKQQAQQRLVKAMFNSRTSFKDSIFYDVSAWDFKHAFGVDFEETKKLDLGNNFEGHQFYQPKLTDKSTYAYAIRWSDFNAPKLINKLQNNHLRLKVAKKPFSSGQDKFDYGTILLPVANQKLDAQEIYELVSKLSQTYKVKVSALNTGLTQGINLGSPNMAHLKQPKIALIVGEGISPYDAGEIWHLLDARLEIPVTKLDTKNFNRTDLSRYTHLILPSSYGNPVNAKGLKQIKTWVRSGGTLIGYRNSVKWLDRSKLIDLEFLNDSINAKNISYDERSSFYGAKQIGGAIFEAKIDQTHPINYGFNTQKIALFRNTELFVKANQLSFNNPIQYTKTPLLSGYINDENLDLLKESVPFQTSGFGRGQVIAFTDNTNFRAFWLGSMKLLMNSIYFSEEM; translated from the coding sequence ATGAAATCGGTTTTTTGTATTGGTCTTGCCTTTATTTTAAGTCAGTTTAGTTTTGCTCAAGATCACCAGCTTGATTATTTTTTGCCAACAACTGTTAGCTATAATTCTGAAATACCTAAACCTAGCGAAGTTTTAGGTTTTGTACCTGGTGATTGGCATGCTTCTCATGATCAAGTCGTGCAATATATGTATGCCTTAGCTGAAGCTTCGCCACGTATAAGCATTGAAAACCGAGGCTTTACCTATGAAAAACGGCCGTTAATACTGCTCACGGTAACTTCAACTAACAATCATAAGCAACTCGATAATATTAAGTCTAAACGTCAAGTTTTAATTGATAATACACTGAACAATGCTAACTTTGAGGAACTTCCTATTGTTGTTAATCAGGGTTTTTCAGTGCATGGAAATGAGCCTAGCGGCGTAAATTCGGCTTTAATTTTAGTCTATTATTTAGCAGCGGCTGAAGGTGAAGACATCGAGCGTTTATTAGATGAAACTATTATTTTACTAGACCCAAGTTTTAATCCTGATGGCATACAACGTTTTGCACATTGGACTAATTCTAACCGAAGTTTACATGTTAATCCAGATCCGCAAGACCGTGAATTTGATGAAACTTGGCCAGGTGGCCGTACCAACCATTATTGGTTTGATTTAAACCGGGATTGGTTGCCAGTACAGTTGCCAGAAAGCCAAGCACGTATTGCTACTTTTTATGAATGGCGCCCAAATGTTTTGACAGACCATCATGAAATGGGTTCAAATTCTACTTTCTTTTTTCAGCCAGGTATTCAAGAACGCACCAATCCTTTAACACCACAACTTAATCAAGATTTAACCGCTAAGATAGGTGAGTTTCATGCCGAAGCACTTGATAGTATTGGGAGTTTGTACTATTCTAAAGAAAGTTTTGACGACTTTTATTACGGTAAAGGCTCAACATTTCCAGATATTAATGGTAGTATAGGAATTTTATTTGAGCAAGCGAGTTCGCGAGGTAGTGCACAAGAAACCGACAATGGCATTTTAGAATTTAAATTTACCATCAAAAATCAGTTTACCACTGCTTTATCAACCTTAAAAGCAGCAGTAAATCTAAAACCAGAATTACTAAAATTACAAGATCAATTTTATTATAATGCTTTTAAAAATGCTGAAAAAGGCTACTACATCTTCGGAAATGAGAACAATCCTTTTTTAACAGAAGAACTGGCTAAAGTTTTACAGCAACACCAAATTAAATTACAGCATTTAGCGTCTCCAGTTGAAGTTAATGGCACTAAATTTACCCCTGAAACCAGTTTAGTGATTCCGAAACAACAAGCCCAACAGCGCTTGGTTAAAGCTATGTTTAATTCTCGAACAAGTTTTAAAGATAGCATTTTTTATGATGTTTCGGCTTGGGATTTTAAACATGCCTTTGGCGTAGATTTTGAAGAGACTAAAAAATTAGATCTTGGTAATAACTTTGAAGGACACCAATTTTACCAACCAAAATTAACTGATAAAAGCACGTATGCTTATGCGATTAGGTGGAGCGATTTTAATGCCCCAAAACTCATTAACAAATTACAAAACAATCATTTACGTTTAAAAGTTGCTAAAAAGCCATTTAGTTCTGGCCAAGACAAGTTTGATTATGGTACAATTTTATTACCTGTGGCTAACCAAAAGCTTGACGCACAAGAAATTTACGAGTTAGTGTCTAAGTTAAGTCAAACATATAAAGTTAAAGTAAGCGCTTTAAACACAGGTTTAACTCAAGGCATTAATTTAGGAAGCCCAAATATGGCTCATCTTAAACAACCCAAAATAGCCTTAATAGTTGGTGAAGGTATATCTCCATATGATGCAGGTGAAATTTGGCATTTACTTGACGCACGTTTAGAAATTCCGGTAACCAAATTAGACACAAAAAACTTTAATAGAACTGATTTAAGTCGATATACGCATTTGATACTACCAAGTTCTTACGGAAATCCTGTTAATGCAAAAGGATTAAAACAAATTAAAACTTGGGTGAGATCTGGCGGTACTTTAATAGGTTATCGAAATTCTGTAAAATGGTTAGATCGCTCAAAATTGATTGATTTAGAATTTTTGAATGATAGTATTAATGCTAAAAATATTAGTTATGATGAGCGTTCTAGTTTTTATGGGGCTAAACAAATTGGTGGTGCTATTTTTGAAGCTAAAATCGACCAAACTCATCCTATAAATTACGGTTTTAACACCCAAAAAATAGCTTTGTTTAGAAATACTGAGTTATTTGTTAAAGCAAACCAATTAAGTTTTAATAATCCTATTCAGTATACTAAAACGCCTTTATTAAGTGGCTATATTAATGATGAGAATTTAGACTTACTAAAAGAAAGTGTTCCGTTTCAAACTTCTGGTTTTGGTCGAGGTCAAGTCATCGCGTTTACTGATAATACCAACTTTAGAGCTTTTTGGTTAGGTAGCATGAAATTACTTATGAATAGTATTTACTTTTCTGAAGAAATGTAA
- the rimK gene encoding 30S ribosomal protein S6--L-glutamate ligase, translated as MNIRVLSRNPNLYSTKRLVEAAKKRKHEVEIIDPLKCDLVIEKRNPNIYYKGHYLKDTDAIIPRIGASVTFYGTAVVRQFEMMGAFTTIDSEALVRSRDKLRSLQVLSRAKIGLPKTVFTNYSRDVEGVIEHVGGTPLVVKLLEGTQGLGVVLAETKNAAKSVIEAFNGLQARVIVQEFIKEAKGADIRVFVVDGHVVGAMKRQGKEGEFRSNLHQGGSAEVIELSDEEEIAAIKAAKAMRLGVAGVDLLQSSRGPLILEVNSSPGLEGIEKATGKDIAKTIIQYIEKNI; from the coding sequence ATGAACATTAGAGTACTATCTAGAAATCCCAACTTATATTCAACAAAACGCTTAGTTGAAGCTGCCAAAAAACGTAAACATGAGGTTGAAATTATTGACCCGTTAAAATGTGACTTGGTGATTGAAAAACGCAATCCAAATATTTATTACAAAGGTCATTATTTAAAAGATACTGATGCCATTATCCCTAGAATTGGTGCTTCAGTAACATTTTATGGAACTGCAGTTGTAAGACAATTTGAAATGATGGGCGCATTTACCACGATAGACTCTGAAGCTTTGGTAAGAAGCCGAGATAAATTAAGAAGTTTACAAGTGCTATCACGTGCAAAAATAGGTTTGCCTAAAACCGTTTTCACTAATTACTCTCGTGATGTAGAAGGCGTAATTGAACATGTTGGTGGTACGCCTTTAGTGGTTAAATTACTTGAAGGCACACAAGGATTAGGTGTGGTTTTAGCTGAAACCAAAAATGCTGCAAAATCTGTCATAGAAGCATTTAACGGATTGCAAGCTCGTGTGATTGTTCAAGAATTTATAAAAGAAGCAAAAGGTGCCGATATACGTGTTTTTGTGGTAGACGGTCATGTTGTTGGTGCTATGAAACGTCAAGGAAAAGAAGGCGAATTTAGGTCTAACCTTCACCAAGGCGGATCAGCTGAAGTGATTGAACTTAGTGATGAAGAAGAAATTGCAGCCATAAAAGCAGCAAAAGCTATGAGACTTGGCGTTGCCGGTGTAGACTTGCTACAAAGTTCTCGAGGTCCTTTAATTTTAGAAGTTAACTCTTCACCAGGACTTGAAGGTATAGAAAAAGCAACAGGCAAAGATATTGCTAAAACCATTATACAATACATCGAAAAAAATATTTAA
- a CDS encoding 5-formyltetrahydrofolate cyclo-ligase, protein MKPALRKHYKQLREEISAETLNQLSLQIANKGLELEALWQQTYYHVFLPIKRLKEINTEYLLHILQGKDKQIVISKSDFEQLEMQHILLTDATKIEVNAVGIPEPVEGIAVNPTQLDVVFIPLLAFDQDGNRLGYGKGFYDIFLKQCSKTTLKVGVSLFPPEAKIKAESHDQKLDYCITPDHIYKF, encoded by the coding sequence ATGAAACCAGCTTTAAGAAAACATTACAAACAACTTAGAGAAGAAATTTCAGCAGAAACCTTAAACCAACTCAGCTTACAAATTGCCAATAAAGGTCTTGAATTAGAGGCACTTTGGCAACAAACTTACTACCATGTTTTTCTTCCGATTAAACGTTTAAAAGAAATTAATACAGAATATCTGCTTCATATTTTACAAGGTAAAGACAAGCAAATTGTGATATCGAAATCTGATTTCGAACAGCTTGAAATGCAACATATTTTACTCACAGATGCCACAAAAATAGAAGTTAATGCGGTCGGAATTCCCGAACCAGTTGAAGGTATTGCGGTTAACCCAACTCAGCTTGATGTTGTATTTATACCATTATTAGCCTTTGATCAAGACGGAAATCGTCTAGGCTATGGTAAAGGCTTTTATGATATTTTTTTAAAACAATGTAGTAAAACCACCTTAAAAGTTGGCGTTTCATTATTTCCACCAGAAGCTAAGATTAAAGCCGAATCTCACGACCAAAAGCTCGACTACTGCATAACACCTGACCATATTTACAAGTTCTAG